DNA sequence from the Paenibacillus azoreducens genome:
CGTTCATCCTTCGTAATGGAAGCATGCTGGTCGAGTCCGTCCTTGATTCCCCGTAAAATATCCAATGCGTTAATGCATTGAAGATCCTGCTTAATCAAAGCGCTGGAAATCCGGTTAATGACATAACGCGGATCCACGCCGGACATGCCTTCTTCCAAATATTCGGTCTGCATTTCCTTCAGGTCGGCTTCTTTAAATCCTTCAACTTCCTCCCCGTCGTACATCCGCATTTTTTTAACCAGATCCATGCCATGCTTCTTTGTTTCCTTCAATCGGGTGAGTATGGAAAAAATAGCTGCGGACCGCAGCGCATGCGGGGCAATATGCACATGCTTCATGTCGCTTTGCATGATCAACTTTTTATAAATCTTTTCTTCCTCGGATACCTTCAAGTTATACGGAATCGGCATTACAATCATCCGCGATTGCAGCGCCTCGTTTTTCTTGTTTGATATAAACGCCTTGTATTCGGCTTCATTTGTGTGGGCGACAATAAGCTCGTCGGCGGAAATCAGCGCGAAACGCCCTGCCTTGAAGTTTCCTTCCTGAGTCAGCGAAAGCAGATTCCACAGAAATTTCTCATCGCATTTCAGCATCTCCTGGAATTCCATCAAACCCCGATTGGCCTTGTTCAGCTCCCCGTCGAAGCGGTATGCCCGCGGATCGGATTCCGATCCAAATTCCGTGATGGTGGAAAAGTCGATGCTGCCGGTAAGATCGGCAATATCCTGGGATTTCGGGTCCGAAGGGCTGAATGTACCGACCCCCACCCTGGAATCCTCGGAAATAAGCACGCGGGTTACGGGCACTTTTTCGATATCCCCTCCGTACTCCAGCTTCAGCCGCATTTGGCAGGAAGGGCACAAGTTGCCTTCGATACGGACGCCAAGCTCTTTTTCTACCTCTGGCCTCAGCTCGAGCGGAATGAGATGCAGCGGTTCTTCATGCATCGGGCAGCCTTCAATCGCATACAGCGCTCCTTGCTCCGTGCGCGAATATTTCTCAAGGCCCCGCTTCAGGAGAGTCACCAGCGTAGATTTACCGCCGCTCACCGGCCCCATCAGCAGCAAAATCCGCTTACGGACATCAAGACGGCGCGCCGAAGAGTGAAAATATTCCTCAACCAGCTTCTCAATGGACCGGTCCAAGCCGAAAATTTCCTGCTCGAAAAATTTATAGCGTTTATGGCCGCCCACCTCCTCCACGCCGTACGACATGATCATGTCATAGACACGCGCATGAGCCGTAATTGCCGCCGAAGGATGCTTGCGGAGCAGTTCGATGTAATCTTTAAAGGTGCCGTTCCACGCAAGTTGATCGCTTTCTGCCCGATAGGCCGCTACGCGTTCGAAAATATCCATGCTAGTACCTCCTATGACTACGTTATGAGTTGTCAAAAATTCCATCAAAGCGTCAAGGGTCAACTTTCATCCCGTTTAAATTCACATATTCATCAATCCAAAAGTGTATTACATAACTATGCTGAACATAAGGATTAGTTGACCTATTTTTTCGCGAAAGGAGGATTGTCTTTTATCGAATGTTATAATAGTGTGTGTTCAAAAAGGTCGGTTTTCAGCACCAAGAAGGTTGGAAGAAGCTAGGGACTGAGGAGCGGAACGTACGTAGTGGGTACGTGAGCACCGGAAGGCCCGGCTGAATTCAAGATTCGATGCCGAGAAGCTTCCTGTCTTACTTCGTGTTAGATATAGAATTTATACGTTATCAGCCGAAGCTGATGAAATTCTATATCGCAAGAAAACCTACCTATTTATCGCGGTCGCTCAACCTTGAGTTGCCTCGATTAGGTTTTCTTATCAAAAGCGGACTTTTTGAACAACCTCTAATATAGGAATTGAGCGATGATACTGCTCAACCGTTTGTAAGCAAAGGGGAATGATCATGGCCGTACAGCATGAAACCGAACTGTATGAACCGCTTAAAGCTTTTTTCGAGCAGCGGGGATACGAGATTAAAGGAGAGGTTCGGCATTGTGATCTGGTCGGAGTTCATCCGATCGAGCGTGAACCTTTAATAGTCGAAATGAAAAAAACGTTCAATCTCGCACTGCTCCTGCAGGGGATGGAACGTCTTCAAATCAGCTCGCAGGTCTATTTGGCCGTTGAGCGCAGCCGCGCCAAACGCGGAGCCGTCAACCAGCGCTGGGGCGAGATCGCAAGATTATGCCGCAAGCTTGGTTTCGGGCTGATCACGATCACTTTTTATAAAACGAAAAAGCCTTTCGTGGAAGTTCTTTGCGAACCGGGTATCCAGAACACCGTCAAGACCGTCAGAAAAAAACGCAAGGAACGCCTGCTGTACGAGTTTCATGAACGCAGCGGCGACTACAACGTTGGGGGCAGCAGCCGGTCCAGGCTGGTAACGGCTTACCGCGAAAAAGCGCTGCTCGTAGCAAAGGCTCTCGCGGATGCCCCGCCGGAAGGCGCCTCGCCCGCTTCGCTGCGAAGCCTGACCGGTATCGGCAATGCGGCTGCCATCCTGCAAAACAACTACTATGGCTGGTTTGAACGGATCAGCCGCGGCCGCTACAGGCTTACTTCCGCGGGAGTCGAAAACCTGAAGCAGTTCGCCAATGTGCTGGAAACCGCTTCGTCCTCTGCCATGGAAGCGACTAACGCCAAAGAAGTTTAGCTGCGGGCCGTAAACTCCGAGATGGCTTCGCCGATCAAATTCATGCCAAGCAGCAGTTCATCGCGCCCCGGATGAGTGAAGTTCATGCGGATATACCCGCTGCCTCCTTCATTCGAATAACATAATGATCCAGGCAGAAAAGCGGCTCCCTTCTCCATGGAACACTTCAGCAAAGCCAGACTGTCGAGCGCATCCGGCAGCTTCAGCCAAACAAACATGCCGCCTTCGGGTACATCATAAGAGATGTTTTTCCAGGCAGGACGCTTCAACAGCTCCGTCATCAGCTTTAAGCGGGTTTCATATTCACGGTTCAGCATCCGGATATGCTCATAAATATTAAAAGGTGAAGACTCAAGCAGTTCATGCAGCAGACATTGGTTGAAATGGCTGGACTGCCAGTCGGCCAGCTGCTTAGCCAGAACCATCATATCGATCATGGCTTGATGGCCTGCCGCCCAGCCTGTACGGAGCGCCGGAACTACCGTTTTGCTAAATGAACCGATATACAGTACCTGCCCACCTTTGCCCGCCTCATCCAGCGTAAACAAGGAAGGGTACTTGCTGTAAAATTCCTTCATGCCAATACCGCCAAAATGCAAATCCCCGTACGAATTATCCTCCACAATCAACACGCCGCGAGCTTTGCATATTTCCAGCACCTCTTTGCGGCGTTCAAGACTCCACAGAATCCCCGTCGGATTCGTAAAGTTAGGGGATACAAGCAGAAGTTTTGGACGCGTTCGCTCCATCTGCTTAAGTAAATTCTCCGGACGAATTCCTTCCCTATCCCCTTCTACCGGTACAACGACGGCTCCCTGCATGTTCAGAATTTGCAGAAAACCCGGGGATGTCGGCTGTTCAACCAATACGTGGTCCCCGGGCTCCACATATACGCGGACAAGCAGATCCATCGCCTGCTGGCTGCCCGTCGTCAGCAAAATCTGCTTTGCATCCACCTCCGTCTTTTTCATTTGCTTAAAATCCCGGCACAGCCATTCCCGGAGCGGCAAATAGCCCTGCGGCTCGCCATATTGCAGCGCTGCAGGGCTTTTCGAGATCACGGCCGCCGCAGCGGCCTCAAGTGGTGAAAGCGGAAATAATTCCTCGGCGGGTAGCTCTTCTGCAAAAGATATAAAAGAATCCCGGGCAGACCGTGCCTTCATGAAGTGAAGCGGCGACGATAACATCGCTTTGGTTCGCTCCGCAAAGGAATACAGCATGCAATCCCCTCCTTCTCCCAGTTCCGTAAAGTTCCGGTCTTTCCCGCAAAGTGATCGGAATAAGCATCGAAGGCCGCACGTCTCTCAGTACTTTTGCTCCGCAAAAGCGTCTCTCTTTGTGAGGCGTCGGACTTCTTTCCGATACTCTCAGTACTTTTGCTCCGCAAAAGCGCCCCTCTGCGAGAGGCGTCGGACTTCTTTCCGATACGCTTTGCGGGGTTATTCTTCACCGGTTCTTTTTTGCTTGTTATACCTGAATTTCGAAACTAAAGATTCTGAAAATCTTTCGAAAATTCATGTTATTTGTATATATTACGGTTTAATTGAAAACAGGACTTTTTTGTCGCGCAGTCAAGGCAAATTTTTCAATGGCCTGAGCACGGGTGGAGACTCCCAGCTTCACATATATTTTACGCAAATAATTGTCGATCGAGCGGCGGCTTACGGAAATCTCGGTCGCGATTTTATCATAAGTGATCCCTTGCACAATCCTTTCCATAATAAAAATTTCCGTTTCCGTCAAATGATATACGGCCCCGTCAATGGCTGCTTGCTGAACTTGCCAAATTCCTTTTTTCAGCCAATCCATCGGAAGCACCGCCAAACCTGCACGGAGTCCCTCAATCATCAGCATAAGCTGCGCCGCGGAAGCCTGTTTCGACAAAATTCCGCTTCCGCCCAAATGGACCACCGATTGCAGCAGCTTGATTCCATCCGAATCCGTCAGCACAATGATATGGCTTGCCGGCGAAGATTGCTTCATTTTTTCGAGCACCG
Encoded proteins:
- a CDS encoding PrkA family serine protein kinase, with amino-acid sequence MDIFERVAAYRAESDQLAWNGTFKDYIELLRKHPSAAITAHARVYDMIMSYGVEEVGGHKRYKFFEQEIFGLDRSIEKLVEEYFHSSARRLDVRKRILLLMGPVSGGKSTLVTLLKRGLEKYSRTEQGALYAIEGCPMHEEPLHLIPLELRPEVEKELGVRIEGNLCPSCQMRLKLEYGGDIEKVPVTRVLISEDSRVGVGTFSPSDPKSQDIADLTGSIDFSTITEFGSESDPRAYRFDGELNKANRGLMEFQEMLKCDEKFLWNLLSLTQEGNFKAGRFALISADELIVAHTNEAEYKAFISNKKNEALQSRMIVMPIPYNLKVSEEEKIYKKLIMQSDMKHVHIAPHALRSAAIFSILTRLKETKKHGMDLVKKMRMYDGEEVEGFKEADLKEMQTEYLEEGMSGVDPRYVINRISSALIKQDLQCINALDILRGIKDGLDQHASITKDERERFLNFIAVARKEYDELAKKEVQKAFVYSFDESAKTLFENYLDNIEAFCNMAKIRDPLTDEEMNPDERLMRSIEEQIGISENAKKAFREEIMIRISSYSRKGKKFEYHNHDRLREAIEKKLFADLKDIVKITTSTKTPDAAQLKRINEVSKRLMDDHGYCPVCANELLRYVGSLLNR
- a CDS encoding DUF2161 family putative PD-(D/E)XK-type phosphodiesterase; its protein translation is MAVQHETELYEPLKAFFEQRGYEIKGEVRHCDLVGVHPIEREPLIVEMKKTFNLALLLQGMERLQISSQVYLAVERSRAKRGAVNQRWGEIARLCRKLGFGLITITFYKTKKPFVEVLCEPGIQNTVKTVRKKRKERLLYEFHERSGDYNVGGSSRSRLVTAYREKALLVAKALADAPPEGASPASLRSLTGIGNAAAILQNNYYGWFERISRGRYRLTSAGVENLKQFANVLETASSSAMEATNAKEV
- a CDS encoding PLP-dependent aminotransferase family protein, with amino-acid sequence MLYSFAERTKAMLSSPLHFMKARSARDSFISFAEELPAEELFPLSPLEAAAAAVISKSPAALQYGEPQGYLPLREWLCRDFKQMKKTEVDAKQILLTTGSQQAMDLLVRVYVEPGDHVLVEQPTSPGFLQILNMQGAVVVPVEGDREGIRPENLLKQMERTRPKLLLVSPNFTNPTGILWSLERRKEVLEICKARGVLIVEDNSYGDLHFGGIGMKEFYSKYPSLFTLDEAGKGGQVLYIGSFSKTVVPALRTGWAAGHQAMIDMMVLAKQLADWQSSHFNQCLLHELLESSPFNIYEHIRMLNREYETRLKLMTELLKRPAWKNISYDVPEGGMFVWLKLPDALDSLALLKCSMEKGAAFLPGSLCYSNEGGSGYIRMNFTHPGRDELLLGMNLIGEAISEFTARS
- a CDS encoding response regulator transcription factor; the protein is MTKVWRVVIIDSHPTSTLGTKLILEEREELRVTGMAATWDEGLICVTEQQPELVLLDYKMPEGTAETVLEKMKQSSPASHIIVLTDSDGIKLLQSVVHLGGSGILSKQASAAQLMLMIEGLRAGLAVLPMDWLKKGIWQVQQAAIDGAVYHLTETEIFIMERIVQGITYDKIATEISVSRRSIDNYLRKIYVKLGVSTRAQAIEKFALTARQKSPVFN